The following proteins come from a genomic window of Pleuronectes platessa chromosome 2, fPlePla1.1, whole genome shotgun sequence:
- the si:ch211-161c3.5 gene encoding uncharacterized protein C3orf18 homolog yields MALTAAKTTTSFFSTSAKTTTIPFLSVGTSARDNLTSRTTLMTVTITTNETSFNATTFPEVVIEGSGMGMVLVPFGIITVIGLAVAILLYIRKRKRLEKLRHQLMPMYNFDPAEEQDDLLEQELLDHGREGSLTGPNAKTLTTSQGTTQRPSRLVFTDVAKALNA; encoded by the exons ATGGCTTTAACCGCGGCTAAAACAACTACAAGCTTTTTCTCCACATCTGCCAAGACCACCACAATCCCATTCCTCTCGGTGGGCACGAGCGCCAGAGACAATCTCACCTCCAGGACTACGTTAATGACTGTTACCATAACGACAAACGAGACCAGCTTCAATGCCACCACGTTTCCGGAGGTGGTGATCGAGGGCTCGGGAATGGGAATGGTTCTTGTTCCCTTCGGCATCATCACTGTTATTGGCTTAGCAGTGGCAATA TTGCTGTATATCCGGAAAAGAAAGCG GCTGGAGAAGCTGAGGCACCAGCTCATGCCCATGTACAACTTTGACCCGGCTGAAGAGCAAGATGATCTGCTGGAACAAGAGCTACTGGACCATGGGCGGGAAGGCAGCCTCACAGGTCCCAACGCCAAG ACTCTCACAACCTCCCAGGGGACCACGCAGAGGCCCAGTCGTCTGGTCTTCACAGATGTAGCCAAAGCTCTCAACGCTTGA